Genomic segment of Bradyrhizobium diazoefficiens:
TCGAAATCGATGCCGCACTCCGGGTGTCTTGTCTTCATCGCCGGCTCGAGCTCGGCCTTGGCCCAGGCGACGATCGCATCCGTGACCTCCCTGGACTCGGTGATACCGATGCCTCGGCATTCGAAGTCCACCGTGCAAATATCCGGCACGATGTTGAGCGCCGCGCCGCCATGCACGATGCTGGTGAGCAGCGTCGAGTGCGGGACATCGTAGAGGCTGTTGCGCTCGGCCTGGCTTGCGAGCTTCACCGCGCGGCGGCGGATCTCGGTGATCAGCTCGGCGGCGTATTCGATGGCGTTGACGCCGTCAGGCGCGATCGAGGAGTGGCGGGCGAGACCTTTGAACGTCGCGCGCACGCCGTGCTTGCCCTTGTGGCCGATGATGACCTTCATCTCGGTCGGCTCGCCGATGAAGGCGCCGAGCGGTCTGACCTTTTTTTTGGCCACTTCGGCGAGCATCGGCCGCACGCCGACGCAGCCGATCTCCTCGTCATAGGAGATCGCGAGATGGATCGGCGTGGAGAGCTTCGCCTCCAGCATCTCCGGCACCATCGCGAGGCATACCGCGACAAAGCCCTTCATATCGGTGGTGCCGCGGCCGTAGAGCTTGCCGTCGCGCTCGACCAGCTTGAACGGGTCGTGGCTCCAGTCCTGGCCTACGACCGGCACCACGTCGGTATGGCCGGACAGCACGAGGCCAGGGCGATCCTCCGGCCCGATCGTCACCCAGAGCGACGCCTTCTTGCCGGTCTCGTCGGTGATGCGCTCGCCCTTGACGCCGAGGAAGGCGAGATAGCTCTCGATGTGAGCGATCAGAGGCAGGTTGGTGCGATCGCTGATCGTGTCGAAACCGATGAGGTTGGCAAGCATGTTGCGGATGCGATCGGGTCTTGAACTCGGGAAGATCGGGTTGGGCATTGTC
This window contains:
- the argE gene encoding acetylornithine deacetylase, with translation MPNPIFPSSRPDRIRNMLANLIGFDTISDRTNLPLIAHIESYLAFLGVKGERITDETGKKASLWVTIGPEDRPGLVLSGHTDVVPVVGQDWSHDPFKLVERDGKLYGRGTTDMKGFVAVCLAMVPEMLEAKLSTPIHLAISYDEEIGCVGVRPMLAEVAKKKVRPLGAFIGEPTEMKVIIGHKGKHGVRATFKGLARHSSIAPDGVNAIEYAAELITEIRRRAVKLASQAERNSLYDVPHSTLLTSIVHGGAALNIVPDICTVDFECRGIGITESREVTDAIVAWAKAELEPAMKTRHPECGIDFEEILDYPALDTAADAAIVTLAKQLAGRNDHAKVAFGTEASLFASMADIPSVVIGPGSIAQAHTPDEFVEMAELEKCAEFVEKLIAHCAKN